Genomic DNA from Gemmatimonadota bacterium:
TGACAGGGCGCCGCGCTGGTCCCTAACCGGCCCAGCTCAATTACTCTCGAACGATACCTCGACCTCAGCGCCACCCTCCGGGGCGTTGCGAAGCTCCACGCGTCCACCCATGCCTTCGATGAGCGTGCGTGCGTGGGGCAGACCCAGCCCGAGCCCCTCCTTCGACGTCGAGTAGAACGGGTCGAACGCCCGCTTGAACGCCTCCTCCGTAAAGCCCTCGCCGCGGTCTCGCACGGTGACCAGAACACGACCGTCGACGGCCTGGACCGTAACGTCGACCGTCGCACCTCCTCCGAAGCGGCCGGCGTTGTGGAGGATGAGGTACAGGCTGTCCATGAGCACCTGGGCATTCACCGTGGCGCGTACCGAGGCTTCGGCCAATTGGATCCGGACTGCCAGGTCCTGGTCAGCAGCAAATTCGCGAGCTACGTGCTGCACGAGCGGCACGAGGTCGCGGACTTCGCTCTCGCCGGCGGGCTCCTCCAGAAAGAAGTTCAAGTCCTCGAGGGCGCCGAGCGCGCGCTGGATGCGTTCACGCAGCTCACCAGCACGTGCCTCGCGACCTGCGCCCGCGAGCGGAACGCGCACGCTCGCATCCAGGAACACGCTCACGCGTCCGATCGCTTCTTTCAGAGCTGCCCGTCGCTCGGTCTCCCGAGGGGCCCAGCCTTGCTCCAGCGCAGCGTACAGCTCTTCCTCCGGCGAGCCGGCGGCGGCCTGAGGGCGTCGACCCCGACGGATGGCGTCGGCCGCTGCAGTGAGGCGCCGCTCTGCCTCAGCGCGCCCCTCCCCGACTCCCGCCGAATGTGCGCCGGAGCGTCCCAACAGAAAGCCCGCAACGCCGAGCACGACCCCAATGGCGATTCCGATCCCGATCTCCATGCTGCTCCAGTACGATTGAAGCGGACCCCGTCAGACCCCCAATAGCTCCGCGAGCATCACCATATGACCCCTTCTCTACCGTTCACCAGCCTCCACGCGCTCGGAGGAGTCCGCCTCTGACTGTATGTCCTCGGCCGGCTCGTCGATGAACATCCCCTCCCATCGACACTGGTCGTCGCCGCGGGCCTGGCACAGGGTGTGTTTCACTTGGACCACGCCTCCTCCGGTTTGCTCGAGGATCTCCTGGCAGAAGCCGGACAGGAAGTGACACGCCTCTCCTCCCGGATCACTCTCGATAAAAACGAGCGCTCTCCCTTCCACGGAGAATGGGCCTCGGCCGAAGCCTCCGACGCGGCGGCCGAAGAGTCGTTTGAGGCGCCGCTTGACCCTCCCACGTGCCACAGCGTATTGAACGCGCTGAGGCACGACTCGCGTCCACCGGCTCGGGCGCTCCATCGAAGCGAGGAGCCGCCCGGCACCGTAGAAGACCTCTTCGCCGTCAGGTCGCCGGATGATCAGCCGGAAGAGGTCCAGGACCTCCGCATCCGCGAGGCGAACCCCCTTCTTCACATCTCTCTGATAGGTACGGATCTGTCGGCCGACCACGTCGCTCAGGCCCAGCCGGCGAGGCATGGTTTGGGTCGGATCTTCCGCCTCTAGGATCTCGCCAGGGAGGTCCTGATCTCGGAGCATCTCGAGCAGACGCAATCCGACGATGGCTTGGACGCGTCGTGTTGGGGTGGAGACAGTCAACTCGCTCCCGGCCTTGTGGGGGGGCACTCGGAACCAATCTCACAGCGCTCGAGCCTCGCTGCAACGCACGGCTTTCATGGATGGCCAACGTTTCTTGAACAACGTACCAATTTGAGAGTGACACCCCGACGTGTGCGCGGTATATAGGAGGTACGTTCGGAACCTTGGTTCCGAGTTGATGCGTGAGCGGGGCGAGTGCAGAGCTTTCTCGTGGCCCACCCTGGGGGGGCTAGTTCTTCGTGCCATTGAGAGTCTTTGCCTCCCCCGCTTTCGCTTGCGCGAAGGTCCCGGCCCGTACCGCGCCACCTCCGCTTCCGGTAGCTTAGCGGCATGAAGCGCTATCCAGCATTCGATCCTCCCGAATACGTCGACTGGACCCCCGATCCGGCGCTGGTCCGCTCGTTCGCAGAGCGCCTTCAAGCCGACGCCGATCGCAGTCGGATCGTGGCGCAACTGGGCGAAAACGACCTGGTCGCGATGTACCGAGATTTGCTGCGCACTCGACTTCACGACATCGGGCTCAAGCGATGGGTCCACACTGGCATCATCTCCAAGGCGTGGCTCGGCACCGGCGAAGAGGCGGTCACAGTAGGCTCCGTGAGCGCGCTCGCTCCGGCAAGGGACGTGGTGAGCCCGATGATTCGCAACGCGGGCGCCCTACACATGATGGGCATGCCGTTGTCGGACATGTTCCGCGGGTACCTGTCCACCAGCGACTCTCCGAGTCGTGGGCGTGACCTGCACATCGGCGACCTGCCCAACGGCATCATCCAACCGATCAGCCACATGGGAACGAGCGTCACGATCATGGCCGGCGTCGCTCTGGCCGCGGTCAGTCGAGGAGAGGACCGAGTGGCCCTCACCTGGGTCGGCGACGGAGCCACCAAGACCGCCGCTTGTCACGAAGGCATGAACTTCGCAGCAGTGCAGAATCTCCCGGTCATCTTCGTGATTCAAAACAACCAGGTGGCTCTCGGAACCCGCATCGAGCAGCATGGTGCCGGCGATCTGCACGACTGGCCGGCGATGTACGGGATCGAGCATTGGATCTGTGACGGCAACAACGTTCTCGACGTGTTCGCCGCCACCCGGATCGCCGCGGAAAGGTGCCGGGCGGGCCAGGGGCCGGCGGTTGTCGTGGCCGACACCTTCAGGATGGGCGGCCACGCCACCCACGATGAAAGGGAGGCGAGGGACACCTTCGCGCCCGAGCTGTTCGCGGCTTGGGGCCGACGGGATCCTATCGGCCTCTTCGAGGCTTACCTGGAAGAACACGGTATCGGAACCGAGACGCTGCTGACCATCGAAGCTGAGGTGACGGACGAGATCGAACGCGCGGCGGCGGAAGCTCTCGCTTCCCGCGACCGGATTCCAGCACCGGAACAGGCTCTCTACGAGGGCTTTTCCGAAGGAGGGGTCCTGATCGGCCTGGAAAACAGGCCGATCTGAGGTATCTTCAGTACAGAAATGAGAATGATTCTCGACTAGCGACTGAGAAGCCCCGGAACAATGGTCAACGCCGACCCCAAACAGCTCCGTGAATTCCTGCAGGCCACACCGCTGGAGGATCTCACCGACGAGCAGCTGGTCACCGTGCATCTGGACGGACGTCCTGGCGCGTTCCAGCGTCTGTACGATCGGTACCGGGACCGGCTCATCCACTTCATCACGCGCAAGACCGGTGATGGCGATCGGGCGCAGGACCTCGTGCAAGAGGCGTTCATCAGAGTGACGAGGCACCTGCATCGTTTCGACACGTCGAAGAAGTTCTCGACTTGGGTCTATACGATTGCGAGCAATCTCTCCAAGAATGAACTGCGCAACCGTTCCAGAAGCCCACTCGTGCTCTTTCAGAGGCTCACGAGCAATTGGGATGACGACCACCGTCCTCTGCAGTTCGAGGACTACTCGATGCGCCCGGACGACCTCTACCGGAAACGGTTTCTACGGCGACTCGTCGAAGACACGGTGAAGGAGCTGCCGGAGCACCATCGTCTCGTCTTCCGCCTTCGCGAGCTGGAAGGGAAGAGCTACGAGGAGATCTCTCAGATAACGGGAGTGAACCTCGGAACGGTGAAGAGCCGCCTGCACCGCGCGCGGAACTCGTTCGCCCAACGTATCGAGCCCTTCCTCAACTGAAGCGCCCCCATCTGACAGGGCAATGTTCGAAAATTTGAGATCCGCGTTCCGCGAAGCGTACGAGAACTTCAACAAGGAGCTCAACCGGGAGCATGTTCCGGAGACGGTCAATCGCCTGATCGGTGGCATGGTCGACGAGATCACCGACGTGAAGGCCGAGATCGGCAACCTCGAGAGCCAGATCAGAAAAGCTCTGGCGGAGGCCGAGAAGGAGAAGGTCCAGGCTGCGACCTGTCGGCGACGCGAGAAGATGGCCCGCGGGATCCGCGACTCCGAAACGGCGGACGTCGCCGCTCAGTTCGCCGAGAAGCACGAGGAACATCAACAGTTGCTCGAGCAGAAGGCGAAGGCACTCAAGGCCGAGCGCGACTTCCGTCGAGAGGAAGTCGAAGAGATGATGGCGAAGGTCAAGGAGGCTCGGGCCAAACGTGACTCGCTGTCGGCTACTGCCGGCCGGTCGGGCGC
This window encodes:
- a CDS encoding HAMP domain-containing histidine kinase, producing the protein MEIGIGIAIGVVLGVAGFLLGRSGAHSAGVGEGRAEAERRLTAAADAIRRGRRPQAAAGSPEEELYAALEQGWAPRETERRAALKEAIGRVSVFLDASVRVPLAGAGREARAGELRERIQRALGALEDLNFFLEEPAGESEVRDLVPLVQHVAREFAADQDLAVRIQLAEASVRATVNAQVLMDSLYLILHNAGRFGGGATVDVTVQAVDGRVLVTVRDRGEGFTEEAFKRAFDPFYSTSKEGLGLGLPHARTLIEGMGGRVELRNAPEGGAEVEVSFESN
- a CDS encoding thiamine pyrophosphate-dependent dehydrogenase E1 component subunit alpha, with the translated sequence MKRYPAFDPPEYVDWTPDPALVRSFAERLQADADRSRIVAQLGENDLVAMYRDLLRTRLHDIGLKRWVHTGIISKAWLGTGEEAVTVGSVSALAPARDVVSPMIRNAGALHMMGMPLSDMFRGYLSTSDSPSRGRDLHIGDLPNGIIQPISHMGTSVTIMAGVALAAVSRGEDRVALTWVGDGATKTAACHEGMNFAAVQNLPVIFVIQNNQVALGTRIEQHGAGDLHDWPAMYGIEHWICDGNNVLDVFAATRIAAERCRAGQGPAVVVADTFRMGGHATHDEREARDTFAPELFAAWGRRDPIGLFEAYLEEHGIGTETLLTIEAEVTDEIERAAAEALASRDRIPAPEQALYEGFSEGGVLIGLENRPI
- a CDS encoding sigma-70 family RNA polymerase sigma factor, with protein sequence MVNADPKQLREFLQATPLEDLTDEQLVTVHLDGRPGAFQRLYDRYRDRLIHFITRKTGDGDRAQDLVQEAFIRVTRHLHRFDTSKKFSTWVYTIASNLSKNELRNRSRSPLVLFQRLTSNWDDDHRPLQFEDYSMRPDDLYRKRFLRRLVEDTVKELPEHHRLVFRLRELEGKSYEEISQITGVNLGTVKSRLHRARNSFAQRIEPFLN